The Miscanthus floridulus cultivar M001 chromosome 7, ASM1932011v1, whole genome shotgun sequence genome includes a region encoding these proteins:
- the LOC136465354 gene encoding uncharacterized protein: MVVPNYTYLKLKMPGPNGVITIESTYEHAYDCDVECIKYAEALVEAESLIVDLDRLGSHLPEPKHRARTFEPTEAIKLVLVDPACPNDRALRISATLDIK; encoded by the coding sequence atggtggtccccaactatacctacctcaagctcaagatgccgggtcccaacggcgtcatcactattGAGTcaacgtacgaacatgcatatgactgcgacgtcgagtgcatcaagtacgccgaggctctcgtggaggccgagagccTCATCGTCGACCTTGACCGACTCGGCAGCCACCTGCCCGAGCCCAAGCATCGAGCCAGAACTTTCGAGCCCACagaggccatcaaactcgtcctAGTCGACCCTGCGTGCCccaacgaccgggcgctgaggatcagcgccactctcgacatcaaatag